A window from Methylococcus mesophilus encodes these proteins:
- the argJ gene encoding bifunctional glutamate N-acetyltransferase/amino-acid acetyltransferase ArgJ — protein MAVLPDEKGAAYARISPIAGIRLGTAAAAIKHAGRDDVLLIEMAEDSACAAVFTQNAFCAAPVAVSREHLPQAPRWLLVNSGNANAGTGERGLADARASCEAVAALAGGQAEQVLPFSTGVIGEYLPVDKIRAALPKAFEALSEDGWEAAARAIMTTDTRPKTATRRIEIEGHPVFVSGIAKGAGMIHPNMATLLAFVATDARIGAQLLQSVLQHAADRSFNCITVDGDTSTNDACVLMASQRSTAPRIEPGSSHLETFQAAVDAVLDELAEEIVRDGEGATKFIRIVVEEAVSEDEARQVGKTIAHSPLVKTAFFASDPNWGRILAAVGRAGCEGLDISRVAIWLDEVQIVAGGGRDPGYTEAQGVAVMQRPEITVRVSLGMGKASARVLTCDFSFDYVRINAEYRT, from the coding sequence ATGGCCGTCTTGCCTGACGAGAAAGGAGCGGCGTACGCCCGCATCAGTCCGATCGCCGGGATTCGCCTCGGCACCGCGGCGGCGGCCATCAAGCATGCCGGGCGCGACGACGTGCTGCTCATCGAAATGGCGGAAGATTCGGCCTGTGCAGCCGTGTTTACCCAGAACGCCTTCTGCGCTGCACCGGTCGCCGTGTCGCGCGAACATCTGCCCCAGGCACCGCGCTGGCTGCTGGTCAACTCGGGCAACGCCAATGCAGGTACCGGTGAGCGTGGCTTGGCGGATGCCCGCGCGAGCTGCGAGGCGGTCGCCGCGCTCGCCGGCGGGCAGGCCGAACAGGTCCTGCCCTTTTCCACCGGGGTGATCGGCGAATACCTGCCGGTCGACAAGATCCGCGCAGCCTTGCCGAAAGCCTTCGAGGCTCTGTCGGAGGACGGCTGGGAGGCCGCCGCCCGCGCCATCATGACCACCGACACCCGGCCGAAGACCGCGACCCGCAGAATCGAGATAGAGGGGCATCCGGTCTTTGTATCCGGTATCGCCAAGGGCGCCGGCATGATTCACCCGAACATGGCGACTCTGCTGGCCTTCGTCGCCACCGATGCCCGTATCGGGGCCCAGCTGCTGCAGAGTGTCCTGCAACATGCGGCCGATCGTTCGTTCAATTGCATCACCGTCGACGGCGACACCTCGACCAATGACGCCTGCGTGCTGATGGCGAGCCAGCGCTCGACAGCGCCGCGGATCGAACCCGGCAGTTCCCACCTCGAGACCTTCCAGGCCGCCGTCGACGCGGTGCTGGATGAACTGGCCGAAGAGATCGTCCGCGATGGGGAAGGCGCCACCAAGTTCATCCGCATCGTGGTCGAAGAAGCGGTTTCGGAAGACGAAGCCAGGCAGGTCGGGAAAACCATCGCGCATTCGCCCCTGGTCAAGACCGCTTTTTTCGCCAGCGATCCCAATTGGGGCCGCATCCTGGCGGCGGTCGGGCGGGCGGGATGCGAGGGCCTGGACATTTCGCGGGTGGCAATCTGGCTGGACGAAGTCCAGATCGTTGCCGGCGGCGGACGCGACCCCGGCTATACCGAGGCGCAGGGCGTCGCCGTGATGCAGCGGCCGGAGATCACCGTGCGGGTATCCTTGGGAATGGGTAAGGCTTCCGCCCGCGTGTTGACCTGCGATTTCTCGTTCGATTACGTCCGTATCAACGCCGAGTACCGGACCTGA
- a CDS encoding Nudix family hydrolase, whose protein sequence is MAAGVVEDATGRILIAQRPPKVDQGGLWEFPGGKIEPGETPLDALHRELMEEIGIAVESAEPMLVVRHDYPSRRVVLDIWRVQRFSGVARGCLGQPIRWVSPDELVDFQFPAANRFIVAAARLPYHYPIVDEAAGDLTAMRRRFRRLVAAGYSLIQLRAKALSRTDYRAFARECLDYCAHDHTRLILNAEPELAVELGAGGVHLTSARLNNLDARPLDDRFWVAASCHDVGELEKAESLQLDFAVFGPVLPTRSHPASAPLGWGHFSECLQAVNLPVYALGGMTAEHLASARSAGAWGIAGIRGFP, encoded by the coding sequence GTGGCCGCCGGTGTCGTCGAAGACGCCACCGGCCGCATCCTGATCGCGCAACGGCCGCCGAAGGTGGATCAGGGCGGTCTATGGGAGTTTCCCGGCGGCAAGATCGAACCGGGTGAGACCCCGTTGGACGCCTTGCACCGTGAGCTGATGGAGGAAATCGGTATCGCCGTAGAGAGTGCCGAACCGATGCTGGTGGTACGCCACGACTATCCCTCGCGGCGGGTCGTCCTGGACATCTGGCGGGTTCAGCGGTTTTCCGGCGTCGCCCGCGGCTGTCTGGGACAGCCCATTCGCTGGGTCAGCCCCGACGAACTGGTCGATTTCCAATTTCCGGCAGCGAACCGTTTCATCGTGGCGGCGGCGCGGCTGCCGTACCATTATCCGATCGTGGACGAGGCGGCAGGCGATCTCACGGCCATGCGTCGCCGATTCCGTCGGCTGGTGGCTGCGGGCTATTCGCTGATCCAGTTACGGGCGAAAGCGCTGTCGCGGACGGACTACCGCGCGTTCGCCCGGGAATGCTTGGACTACTGTGCCCACGATCATACTCGATTGATTTTGAACGCAGAGCCGGAACTGGCGGTCGAACTCGGTGCCGGTGGCGTTCATCTTACCAGCGCGCGCTTGAACAACCTGGATGCAAGACCGCTGGACGACAGATTCTGGGTCGCCGCATCGTGCCACGACGTGGGCGAACTGGAAAAGGCGGAATCGCTGCAACTGGATTTCGCCGTGTTCGGTCCCGTGCTGCCGACCCGGTCCCATCCGGCGTCGGCTCCGCTGGGCTGGGGGCATTTCTCCGAATGCCTCCAGGCCGTCAACCTTCCGGTATACGCATTGGGCGGGATGACGGCGGAGCATCTCGCCAGCGCCCGATCGGCGGGCGCCTGGGGGATAGCGGGCATTCGGGGATTTCCGTGA
- the glnA gene encoding glutamate--ammonia ligase yields MTPKDVLQIIKEKEIRYVDLRFADTRGKEQHVTVPASTIDEAAFEEGKMFDGSSIAGWKGINESDMILMLDASTAVMDPFFDDPTLIVRCDIVEPATMQGYERDPRSIAKRAEAYMKSTGIADTAFFGPENEFFIFDDIRWGANMSGSFYKVDSEEAGWNSEKVYEDGNIGHRPGTKGGYFPVPPVDSFQDLRSAMCNTLEDMGMGVEVHHHEVATAGQCEIGVKFNTLVKKADEVLLLKYVVQNVAHAYGKTATFMPKPLVGDNGNGMHVHQSIAKDGKNLFSGDLYGGLSETALYYIGGIIKHAKALNAFCNASTNSYKRLVPGFEAPVMLAYSARNRSASIRIPYVMNPKARRIEVRFPDSTANPYLAFAAMLMAGLDGIQNKIHPGDAMDKDLYDLPPEEEKAIPQVCYSFDQALEALDNDREFLTRGGVFTDDMIDAYLELKGQEVTRLRMSTHPVEFDMYYSL; encoded by the coding sequence ATGACACCGAAAGACGTATTGCAGATCATCAAGGAAAAGGAAATCCGCTACGTGGACCTGCGTTTCGCCGATACCCGCGGCAAAGAACAGCACGTAACGGTTCCCGCTTCGACGATCGACGAGGCTGCCTTCGAAGAGGGCAAGATGTTCGACGGTTCTTCGATCGCCGGATGGAAAGGCATCAACGAATCCGACATGATTCTGATGCTGGACGCATCCACGGCAGTGATGGATCCGTTCTTCGACGATCCTACACTGATCGTCCGTTGCGACATCGTTGAACCGGCCACCATGCAGGGTTACGAACGCGATCCGCGCTCCATCGCCAAGCGGGCCGAAGCCTACATGAAGTCCACCGGCATTGCAGACACCGCATTCTTCGGTCCGGAAAACGAATTCTTCATCTTCGACGACATTCGTTGGGGCGCCAACATGTCCGGCTCGTTCTACAAGGTCGATTCGGAAGAAGCCGGATGGAACTCCGAGAAAGTCTACGAAGACGGCAACATCGGCCACCGACCTGGTACCAAGGGCGGCTATTTCCCGGTTCCGCCGGTCGACTCGTTCCAGGATCTGCGTTCCGCCATGTGCAACACCCTGGAAGACATGGGCATGGGCGTGGAAGTCCATCACCACGAGGTTGCGACTGCCGGCCAGTGCGAAATCGGCGTCAAATTCAACACCCTGGTGAAGAAGGCTGACGAAGTTCTGCTGCTCAAGTACGTCGTTCAGAACGTGGCGCACGCCTATGGCAAGACCGCAACCTTCATGCCGAAGCCGCTGGTCGGCGACAACGGCAACGGCATGCACGTGCACCAGTCGATCGCGAAGGACGGTAAGAACCTGTTCAGCGGCGATCTGTACGGGGGCCTGTCCGAAACGGCGCTGTACTACATCGGCGGCATTATCAAGCATGCCAAGGCCCTGAACGCCTTCTGCAACGCATCCACCAATAGCTACAAGCGGCTGGTGCCTGGTTTCGAAGCGCCGGTGATGCTGGCCTACTCGGCTCGCAACCGTTCGGCCTCCATCCGTATACCCTACGTGATGAACCCTAAAGCCCGCCGTATCGAAGTCCGCTTCCCGGACTCCACCGCCAATCCCTACCTGGCATTCGCAGCCATGCTGATGGCCGGCCTCGACGGCATCCAGAACAAGATCCATCCGGGCGACGCCATGGACAAGGATCTTTACGATCTGCCGCCGGAAGAAGAGAAGGCCATCCCCCAGGTCTGCTATTCCTTCGACCAGGCTCTGGAAGCACTGGACAACGACCGCGAGTTCCTCACCCGCGGCGGTGTGTTCACCGACGACATGATCGACGCTTATCTCGAACTCAAGGGCCAGGAAGTGACTCGTCTGCGCATGAGCACCCACCCGGTCGAGTTCGATATGTACTACAGTCTCTAA